From a region of the Bradyrhizobium diazoefficiens genome:
- a CDS encoding branched-chain amino acid ABC transporter permease, which yields MRVFQILIDGFAISALYALGATGFTLIFGVSGVLNLSHGAIMVAAAVAAWAAASILNVGTYVGALVGVGVALLTAFATYFAVVKPIQDSRRIPNEEKEIFVLTGTLLWGIMIQELIAYFFTNNAKTVLPIVEGVVEILGVRTPKNEIFTAITCCLVIALLWLLVNRTRTGKAVLAASMNPRGVTLLGLELTNIYIVVWAIYGILAGIAGVLLGMFLGVSSYSVGPLTASAFSIVVLGGLGSVSGSLIAAFVVGYLETLTAYLVSPAYRTIPALLLLVFVMYIRPQGLLGRR from the coding sequence ATGCGAGTCTTCCAGATTCTGATCGATGGCTTTGCCATCAGCGCTCTCTATGCTCTCGGTGCCACTGGCTTCACCCTTATCTTCGGCGTCTCCGGCGTGCTCAACCTCTCCCACGGTGCCATCATGGTCGCGGCGGCAGTCGCGGCCTGGGCCGCCGCCAGCATTCTAAACGTCGGCACCTATGTCGGCGCGCTGGTCGGAGTGGGCGTCGCCCTTCTCACCGCCTTTGCCACCTATTTCGCCGTGGTGAAGCCGATCCAGGATTCGCGGCGCATCCCGAATGAGGAGAAGGAGATCTTCGTCCTCACGGGCACGCTGCTCTGGGGCATCATGATCCAGGAGCTGATCGCCTATTTCTTCACCAACAACGCCAAGACCGTGCTCCCGATCGTCGAGGGCGTCGTCGAGATCCTCGGCGTTCGCACGCCGAAGAACGAGATCTTCACGGCAATCACATGTTGTCTCGTCATCGCGTTGCTGTGGCTCCTGGTGAACCGCACCCGCACCGGCAAGGCGGTGCTGGCGGCTTCGATGAACCCGCGCGGCGTCACGCTGCTCGGGCTCGAGCTCACCAACATCTACATCGTGGTGTGGGCGATCTACGGCATCCTCGCCGGCATTGCCGGTGTGCTGCTCGGCATGTTCCTCGGCGTCAGCTCCTACAGTGTGGGCCCGTTGACGGCGAGCGCGTTCTCGATCGTCGTGCTCGGCGGCCTCGGCAGCGTCTCCGGCTCGTTGATCGCCGCCTTCGTGGTCGGCTATCTCGAGACGCTCACGGCCTATCTCGTCTCGCCGGCCTATCGCACCATCCCGGCGCTGCTGCTGCTCGTGTTCGTGATGTACATCCGGCCCCAGGGCCTGCTGGGGAGGCGCTGA
- a CDS encoding SMP-30/gluconolactonase/LRE family protein encodes MTRQEARDNEQRDHDAALSRRTLVQGLAISAATIAGAGSALAQTGPAAPPTTITTPPRDFGPRGAPTTYFWDPDIIAVDPSFNNLAQPNTAIKRLYTGVLWAEGPAWNAQGRYLLWSDIPNNRQMRWSEDDGHVSVFRTPSNYSNGNSFDFQGRQLSCEHLTRRVTRYEHDGTATVLCDNYNGKKLNSPNDVVAHPDGSYWFTDPPYGGQLYEGEPDAAGGPSNAGGKLNPRIGQPAGFVPGKRELPTNCYRIDPSGRVDLVVTEDQVPDPNGLCFSPDYKKLYVVSTGKGPGDTGAGGKGEVFVFDVGSDNKLSNQKRFSDFVIDGVKCGPDGVRCDVNGNLWASSNAGRAVGYNGATVWSPEGKLLGRIRLPEVCGNITFGGPKRNRLFMAASQSLYAVFTATQGAGPG; translated from the coding sequence ATGACACGCCAAGAGGCTCGTGACAACGAGCAGCGTGACCACGATGCTGCGCTTTCGCGACGAACGCTTGTCCAGGGACTTGCAATCAGTGCCGCCACCATAGCCGGAGCCGGCTCCGCATTGGCCCAGACCGGACCTGCTGCACCGCCGACCACCATCACCACCCCGCCGCGCGATTTCGGCCCCCGCGGCGCGCCGACCACTTATTTCTGGGATCCCGACATCATCGCAGTCGATCCGTCCTTCAATAATCTCGCGCAGCCCAACACCGCGATCAAGCGTCTTTACACCGGCGTGCTGTGGGCCGAGGGCCCGGCGTGGAACGCACAGGGCCGCTATCTGCTGTGGAGCGACATTCCCAACAATCGTCAGATGCGCTGGAGCGAGGACGACGGCCATGTCAGCGTCTTCCGCACGCCGTCGAACTACAGCAACGGCAACTCCTTCGACTTCCAGGGCCGCCAGCTCTCCTGCGAGCACCTGACCCGCCGGGTGACGCGCTATGAGCATGACGGCACCGCCACCGTGCTATGCGACAACTACAACGGGAAGAAACTGAACTCGCCGAACGACGTCGTCGCGCATCCCGACGGCAGCTACTGGTTCACCGACCCACCCTATGGCGGTCAGCTCTACGAAGGCGAACCCGACGCCGCGGGCGGCCCGAGCAATGCGGGCGGCAAGCTCAATCCGCGGATCGGGCAGCCGGCCGGCTTCGTGCCGGGCAAGCGCGAGCTGCCGACCAATTGCTATCGCATCGATCCCTCGGGCCGCGTCGATCTCGTCGTCACCGAGGATCAGGTGCCCGATCCGAACGGCCTGTGCTTTTCGCCCGACTACAAGAAGCTCTACGTCGTCTCGACCGGCAAGGGGCCGGGCGATACGGGTGCGGGCGGCAAGGGTGAGGTCTTCGTGTTCGACGTCGGCAGCGACAACAAGCTGTCTAACCAGAAGCGATTCAGTGACTTCGTGATCGACGGCGTGAAGTGCGGGCCTGACGGCGTGCGCTGCGACGTCAACGGCAATCTCTGGGCCTCCAGCAATGCCGGGCGCGCGGTCGGCTATAATGGCGCAACGGTGTGGTCGCCGGAGGGCAAGCTGCTCGGCCGCATTCGCCTGCCGGAAGTGTGCGGCAACATCACCTTCGGCGGCCCCAAGCGCAACCGTCTGTTCATGGCCGCGAGCCAATCGCTCTATGCGGTGTTCACGGCGACGCAAGGCGCAGGCCCCGGTTGA
- a CDS encoding TRAP transporter substrate-binding protein: MRTFAIAVSVAALALSLVSPASADPIIIKFSHVVATDTPKGKGAEKFKELAEKYTGGKVKVEIYPNSTLYKDKEELEALQLGSVQMLAPSNSKFGPLGIREFEVFDLPYILPNLKTLRKVTEGPLGAKLLKLLDAKGITGLAYWDNGFKQMSANKKLVAPADYQGVKFRIQSSRVLQAQFKALGALPQVMAFSEVYQALQTGVVDGQENTWSNIYTQKMHEVQKYITETNHGYIGYVVIVNKKFWDGLPADIRDQLSKAMKEATAFSNAQSQKENDDALAEIKKSGKSEIIKLTPEQDEAMRKAMEPVYKDAASRVGQSLIDEFLKEAKATTN; the protein is encoded by the coding sequence ATGCGCACCTTCGCGATCGCTGTGTCCGTCGCGGCATTGGCCTTGAGCCTTGTCAGCCCCGCAAGCGCCGATCCGATCATCATCAAGTTCAGCCACGTCGTCGCCACCGACACGCCGAAGGGCAAGGGCGCGGAGAAGTTCAAGGAGCTCGCCGAGAAGTACACCGGCGGCAAGGTCAAGGTCGAGATCTACCCGAACTCGACGCTGTACAAGGACAAGGAAGAGCTCGAGGCGCTCCAGCTCGGCAGCGTGCAGATGCTGGCGCCGTCCAACTCCAAATTCGGGCCGCTCGGCATCCGCGAGTTCGAGGTGTTCGATCTGCCCTACATCCTTCCCAACCTGAAGACGCTGCGCAAGGTGACGGAAGGTCCGCTCGGTGCGAAGCTGCTCAAGCTGCTGGACGCCAAGGGCATCACCGGCCTTGCCTATTGGGACAACGGCTTCAAGCAGATGAGCGCGAACAAGAAGCTGGTCGCGCCTGCCGACTATCAGGGCGTCAAGTTCCGTATCCAGTCCTCGCGCGTGCTGCAGGCCCAGTTCAAGGCGCTCGGCGCGCTGCCGCAGGTCATGGCGTTCTCGGAAGTCTACCAGGCGCTCCAGACCGGCGTGGTCGACGGCCAGGAGAACACCTGGTCGAACATCTATACCCAGAAGATGCACGAGGTGCAGAAGTACATCACCGAGACCAATCATGGCTACATCGGCTACGTCGTGATCGTGAACAAGAAGTTCTGGGACGGTCTGCCGGCCGACATCCGCGACCAGCTTTCGAAAGCGATGAAGGAGGCGACCGCCTTCAGCAACGCGCAGTCGCAGAAGGAGAATGACGACGCGCTCGCCGAGATCAAGAAGAGCGGCAAGAGCGAGATCATCAAGCTCACGCCGGAGCAGGACGAGGCGATGCGCAAGGCGATGGAGCCGGTCTACAAGGACGCCGCGAGCCGTGTTGGCCAGTCGCTGATCGACGAATTCCTCAAGGAAGCCAAGGCCACGACGAACTGA
- a CDS encoding ATP-binding cassette domain-containing protein, protein MDMRLSNRAVLEVRGLTKRFGGLTAVKNLGFEVNSGEIFGLIGPNGSGKSTAMKSVMGIERPTSGEVIFEGENVAGLPAHKIARKGFGMVFQHSRPLNRQTVLENILVALLPDSLFMLFPDKALVERAKWIAERVGLGTVMNRRPPTLPFADLRRLELAKAIARDPKVVLVDEPFAGLTRAEVDIFSDLIRSFRDEGRAVMLVDHNVKSVAALVDRVLAMYLGEEIITGKAEDVMKNETVRRVYLGGAIETHARPETSFKDKVPLLRVENVSVFYGKAQALENVSIHVHEGEFVSIVGLNGAGKTTLFNTISGFLPYSGEIVRGGDSLRGTSPAKIARSGLVQCPESRELFGEMSVRENLDLGGQHLTEDKRASQLSWLFELFPILKERQSQMAQTLSGGEQQMLAIGRALMMQPQILILDEPTLGLAPVILEQLSKALTKLRQTTSITVLLGEQNVTFALPHADRVYVLEHARIVWEGDPGRFASEAGADFL, encoded by the coding sequence ATGGATATGAGGCTTTCGAACCGGGCCGTGCTCGAGGTCCGCGGGCTGACCAAGCGCTTCGGCGGCCTGACCGCGGTGAAGAATCTCGGCTTCGAGGTCAACAGCGGCGAGATTTTTGGCCTGATCGGACCGAACGGCTCGGGCAAGTCGACGGCAATGAAGAGCGTGATGGGGATCGAACGCCCAACCTCGGGCGAGGTGATCTTCGAGGGCGAGAACGTCGCCGGCCTGCCCGCGCACAAGATCGCGCGCAAGGGCTTTGGCATGGTTTTCCAGCATTCGCGGCCGCTGAACCGGCAGACGGTGCTGGAGAACATTCTGGTCGCGCTGCTGCCCGACAGCCTGTTCATGCTGTTCCCGGACAAGGCCCTGGTCGAGCGCGCCAAATGGATCGCCGAGCGCGTCGGGCTTGGAACTGTGATGAATCGCCGCCCGCCGACCCTGCCCTTCGCCGACCTCCGCCGGCTCGAGCTTGCGAAAGCGATCGCACGCGATCCCAAGGTCGTGCTGGTGGACGAGCCCTTTGCCGGCCTGACGCGGGCCGAAGTCGACATCTTCTCCGACCTGATCCGCAGCTTCCGTGACGAAGGCCGCGCGGTGATGCTGGTCGACCACAACGTCAAGAGCGTCGCCGCGCTGGTCGACCGGGTGCTCGCGATGTATCTCGGCGAGGAGATCATCACCGGCAAGGCCGAGGACGTCATGAAGAACGAGACGGTGCGCCGGGTCTATCTCGGCGGCGCCATCGAGACCCATGCGCGGCCCGAAACCAGCTTCAAGGACAAGGTGCCGCTGCTCCGGGTCGAGAATGTCAGCGTGTTCTATGGCAAGGCGCAGGCGCTGGAGAACGTCTCGATCCACGTCCACGAGGGCGAGTTCGTCTCGATCGTCGGCCTCAACGGCGCCGGCAAGACGACGCTGTTCAACACCATCTCCGGCTTCCTGCCCTATAGCGGCGAGATCGTCCGCGGCGGCGACAGCCTGCGCGGCACAAGCCCTGCGAAGATCGCGCGCAGCGGTCTCGTGCAGTGCCCGGAATCGCGCGAGCTGTTCGGCGAAATGAGCGTGCGGGAAAATCTCGATCTCGGCGGCCAGCACCTCACCGAGGACAAGCGCGCCTCGCAGCTCTCCTGGCTGTTCGAGCTGTTCCCGATCCTGAAGGAGCGCCAGAGCCAGATGGCGCAGACGCTCTCCGGCGGCGAGCAGCAGATGCTGGCGATCGGCCGTGCGCTGATGATGCAGCCGCAGATCCTGATCCTGGACGAGCCGACGCTCGGCCTTGCCCCCGTCATTCTCGAGCAATTGTCCAAGGCGCTGACGAAGCTGCGGCAGACCACGTCGATCACGGTGCTGCTCGGCGAGCAGAACGTCACCTTCGCGTTGCCGCACGCCGATCGCGTCTATGTGCTGGAGCATGCAAGAATCGTCTGGGAGGGCGACCCCGGCCGCTTCGCAAGCGAGGCCGGCGCCGATTTTCTCTAA
- a CDS encoding Spy/CpxP family protein refolding chaperone produces MRKFTIAAIAVLSIAGSGAVYAQYHRPWMEHMRHMRINPEDRAALLDARIAAVHTGLKLNADQEQLWPPVEAAVREFAKLRIDRANARMNAGPGDADRPEDPVARLRQRAEDMAATSAALEKIADAADPLYKTLDEGQKRRLAVLTRHRGPFGGGEDGPHRYFMERGMGRMMERGMEHFHHDRFDRDDGEGRL; encoded by the coding sequence ATGAGGAAGTTCACCATCGCTGCCATCGCCGTGCTCAGCATTGCCGGCTCGGGCGCGGTCTATGCCCAATATCATCGCCCGTGGATGGAGCACATGCGCCACATGCGCATCAACCCGGAGGACCGCGCCGCCCTTCTCGACGCGCGGATCGCCGCCGTCCATACCGGGCTGAAGCTCAACGCCGATCAGGAGCAGCTGTGGCCGCCGGTCGAGGCAGCCGTGCGCGAGTTCGCCAAGCTGCGGATTGACCGCGCCAACGCGCGGATGAACGCCGGCCCCGGTGACGCCGACAGGCCGGAGGATCCGGTCGCCCGCCTGCGCCAGCGCGCCGAGGACATGGCCGCGACTTCGGCGGCCCTGGAGAAGATCGCCGATGCGGCCGACCCGCTCTACAAGACCCTGGACGAGGGCCAGAAACGGCGCCTCGCCGTGCTGACCCGCCACCGCGGCCCGTTCGGCGGCGGTGAAGACGGCCCACATCGCTACTTCATGGAACGCGGAATGGGCCGCATGATGGAACGTGGCATGGAGCACTTCCATCATGACCGTTTCGACCGCGACGACGGCGAGGGCCGGCTCTGA
- a CDS encoding 2-isopropylmalate synthase, whose translation MASVNKSEKDRVIIFDTTLRDGEQCPGATMTFEEKLEVAALLDDMGVDVIEAGFPITSEGDFQAVSEIARRSKNAVIAGLSRAHPADIDRCAEAVKFAKRGRVHTVIATSPLHMRVKLNKTPEQVIETSVAMVARARNQIDDVEWSAEDGTRSEMDFLCRIVEAVIKAGATTVNIPDTVGYTVPEEYTHFMKTLIERVPNSDKAVFSVHCHNDLGMAVANSLAGIVGGARQVECTINGIGERAGNAALEEIVMAINVRNDKFPYWNRIDTTQLTRASKVVSAATSFPVQYNKAIVGRNAFAHESGIHQDGVLKDASTYEIMRPEMVGLKQSSLVLGKHSGRHAFVHKLEEMGYKLGPNQLEDAFTRMKALADRKKDIYDEDIEALVDEEMAASHDRIKLTSLTVIAGTHGPQRATMKLDVDGQIRIEEAEGNGPVDAVFNCIKRLVPHEAKLELYQVHAVTEGTDAQAEVSVRLSQDGRSMTARAADPDTLVASAKAYLGALNKIVMKRQRDTVTTAAAS comes from the coding sequence ATGGCCTCCGTGAACAAGTCCGAGAAGGACCGCGTCATCATTTTCGACACCACGCTGCGCGACGGCGAGCAGTGCCCCGGCGCCACCATGACCTTCGAGGAGAAGCTCGAGGTCGCCGCGCTGCTGGACGACATGGGCGTCGATGTCATCGAGGCCGGCTTCCCCATCACCTCCGAAGGCGACTTCCAGGCCGTCAGCGAGATCGCCCGCCGCTCCAAGAACGCCGTCATCGCCGGCCTGTCGCGCGCCCATCCCGCCGACATCGACCGCTGCGCCGAGGCGGTGAAATTTGCAAAGCGCGGCCGCGTCCACACCGTGATCGCGACTTCGCCGTTGCACATGCGGGTCAAGCTGAACAAGACCCCGGAGCAGGTGATCGAGACCTCGGTCGCCATGGTCGCGCGTGCCCGCAACCAGATCGACGACGTCGAATGGTCGGCGGAAGACGGCACCCGCAGCGAGATGGATTTCCTGTGCCGCATCGTCGAGGCCGTGATCAAGGCCGGCGCCACCACGGTGAACATCCCCGACACCGTCGGCTACACGGTGCCGGAGGAATACACCCACTTCATGAAGACCCTGATCGAGCGCGTGCCGAATTCGGACAAGGCGGTGTTCTCCGTGCACTGCCATAACGATCTCGGCATGGCGGTCGCGAACTCGCTGGCCGGCATCGTCGGCGGTGCGCGCCAGGTCGAGTGCACCATCAACGGCATCGGCGAGCGCGCCGGCAACGCTGCGCTCGAAGAGATCGTGATGGCGATCAACGTGCGCAACGATAAATTCCCCTACTGGAACAGGATCGACACCACCCAACTGACCCGCGCCTCGAAGGTGGTGTCGGCGGCGACCTCGTTCCCGGTGCAGTACAACAAGGCGATCGTCGGCCGGAACGCGTTCGCGCATGAGAGCGGCATCCACCAGGACGGCGTGCTGAAGGACGCTTCGACCTACGAGATCATGCGCCCCGAGATGGTCGGCCTGAAGCAGTCCTCGCTGGTGCTGGGCAAGCACTCCGGCCGCCATGCCTTCGTGCACAAGCTGGAGGAGATGGGCTACAAGCTCGGCCCGAACCAGCTGGAGGATGCGTTCACGCGGATGAAGGCTCTGGCCGACCGCAAGAAGGACATCTACGACGAGGACATCGAGGCGCTGGTCGACGAGGAGATGGCGGCGTCCCACGACCGCATCAAGCTGACCTCGCTGACCGTGATCGCCGGCACCCATGGCCCGCAGCGCGCGACCATGAAGCTCGATGTCGACGGCCAGATCAGAATCGAGGAAGCCGAGGGCAACGGTCCGGTGGACGCGGTGTTCAACTGCATCAAGCGCCTCGTCCCGCACGAGGCCAAGCTGGAGCTGTATCAGGTCCATGCCGTCACCGAGGGCACGGACGCCCAGGCGGAAGTGTCGGTGCGGCTGTCGCAGGACGGCCGCTCGATGACCGCACGCGCGGCGGATCCGGATACGCTGGTGGCCTCGGCCAAGGCCTATCTCGGCGCGCTCAACAAGATCGTCATGAAGCGCCAGCGCGACACCGTGACGACGGCGGCGGCGAGCTGA
- a CDS encoding branched-chain amino acid ABC transporter permease has protein sequence MSAFFTSRLFFISLALVIIAATLPLYVSGYVLGLLTVAFYFGVFAMAWDLLFGFAGEVNFGPTFLIGVGAYTAGILNAQFGWSVYPCIVLGALASVIAGLVLALPALRVRGPYFGLTTLVAVLMLQNFIVVFADLTGGEIGLTIPDVISINAGTNYWIALGFMTISAAILYGLSQSPIGLVLQASGQDPVQAGALGFNIVKHKLAAFVVSAFFSGLSGALLVFYFGTASVGTVVDVAVGVNVIVSAVLGGRRTVLGAALGAIFLIVAGEFLRPTGELATFIVSAVALLVVLFFPGGFLGAALSREARS, from the coding sequence ATGTCCGCTTTCTTCACCTCGCGCCTGTTCTTCATCTCGCTCGCGCTCGTCATCATTGCTGCCACGCTGCCGCTCTACGTCTCCGGCTACGTGCTGGGGCTGCTCACCGTCGCCTTCTACTTCGGCGTGTTCGCGATGGCGTGGGACCTGTTGTTCGGCTTTGCCGGCGAAGTGAATTTCGGGCCGACCTTCCTGATCGGTGTCGGCGCCTATACGGCCGGCATCCTGAATGCCCAATTCGGCTGGTCGGTTTATCCCTGCATCGTCCTCGGCGCTCTCGCCTCCGTCATCGCCGGCCTGGTGCTGGCGCTGCCGGCGCTGCGTGTGCGCGGGCCTTATTTCGGCCTGACCACGCTGGTCGCGGTGCTGATGCTGCAGAACTTCATCGTCGTGTTCGCCGACCTCACCGGCGGCGAGATCGGTCTCACGATCCCCGACGTCATCAGCATTAATGCCGGCACGAATTACTGGATTGCGCTCGGCTTCATGACGATCTCGGCGGCAATCCTCTACGGCCTGTCGCAATCGCCGATCGGCCTGGTGCTGCAGGCGAGCGGCCAGGACCCGGTGCAGGCCGGCGCGCTCGGCTTCAACATCGTCAAGCACAAGCTCGCGGCCTTCGTCGTCAGCGCGTTCTTCTCGGGGCTATCGGGCGCGCTGCTGGTGTTCTATTTCGGCACCGCCTCTGTCGGCACCGTGGTCGACGTCGCGGTCGGGGTGAACGTGATCGTCTCGGCCGTGCTCGGCGGCCGGCGCACCGTACTTGGCGCGGCGCTCGGCGCGATCTTCCTGATCGTCGCCGGCGAGTTCCTGCGGCCGACGGGTGAACTTGCGACTTTCATCGTCTCGGCGGTCGCCCTGCTCGTCGTACTGTTCTTCCCCGGCGGCTTTCTCGGAGCGGCCCTCTCGCGCGAGGCTCGTTCGTGA